GCAGGAACGGAACGACGAAGAGAAGCACGAACAGACCGAGAAGTCCGAGGCCGTAACTGAGCGCGGTCGCGACGCCGGCGGTCCACACCTCGTGGTCGAATCTGGCGGGAACGTTCATAGTTGGTCTCCCTTCGAACGGTCGACGTATAGTCTTACTGACGGACGTAGAGAACGAGCGTGACCGATCCGGAAACGGTCCTACTGGATCCACAGAGAGTCAGTTGGTTGGGATGACGAGGGGATCGCGATCTCGACGGCGGCGGCCCCGTCGGACCGCCTCCCGACGGCAGGGATAGCTCCGTCGACGTCGACGGCCGTCGTGCGCCTCCGAGACCGCCTCACGTGAGTTCTGAGGGACGGCCGAAAACGACAGACACCGGGCGTATCGAGCGGTCCGTGCCAAGATTTAAGCCGAAATTGGCGAATTACCAATCGTTATGGTTGCCGAGGAGACAGTCACGAGGCCGACGTTCTGGGGGATCGGACATCTCGGCGAGGTCGTATTCTACGTGCTCGCCGCGCTGACGATTCTCGTGTTCTGCTACGGAGTGTACCGGCGGGTCGACCGACTCACCGACGGACAGGAAGACTGGTTCGATCGACTCGATGACCTCCCGGGCCGAATCGTGTCCAGCGCTCGGATCGTCCTCTCGAACCGGAAGCTCTTCGATCGCGACACGGTCGGCGGGCTGATGCACGCGTTCATCCTCTGGGGTTTTCTGACGCTTCTGATCGGCACGACGATCCTCGCGATCGATATGGACCTCTACCAGCCGATCACCGGACTCGTCGGCACCGAGCAGTCCTTCTTCGTCGGCGACTTCTACCTCTCGTACTCGCTGGTGATGGACGCGATGGGACTGCTGTTCGTCGTCGGGGTCGGAGTCGCCCTCTACCGACGCTACGCCGCGCGTAACTGGCGGCTCCACGGGAAGCACACGAGCCTCGAAGACGACCTGTTCATTTGGACGCTCTTTCTCCTCGGCGTCGGCGGGTACCTCACCGAGGGGCTTCGCATCCTCGGAACGGGCTTTCCGGAGTTCGAGACCGTCAGCTTCGTCGGCTGGTTCGTCGCCGACGTGCTCGCGCTCGCGGGGATGACCCAGTTGACCGCGGAAGCGATCTACCCGGCCGTCTGGTGGTCCCACGCGCTGCTCGCGTTCGCCTTCATCGCCGCGATTCCGTTCGGCAAACCGTTCCATATGCTCTCGTCGTACGCGAACGTCGTCACCCGCGACGAGAAGGCCGGCGCGCGCCTCCCGGGCATCCCCGCCGACCTCGACGCCGACACCGGAGCCGAGGAGATTTCGGACTTCACGTGGAAGGAACTGCTCGACCAAGACGCCTGCACGAAGTGCGGCCGCTGTTCGTCTGCCTGCCCGGCGGAGTCCTCGGGACGACCGTTGGACCCGCGGGACGTCATTTTGGACCTCAAGCAGTACCGCGACGCGCTGGACGCCGGTGAGACCGAGGAGGTCGACATCGTCGCCGACGGCGGCGAGAGCGTCGTCGACGCCGCGACGATGGAATCGTGTATGGCCTGTATGGCCTGTATGGACGCCTGCCCCGTCGACATCGAGCATCTCAGCTCGTTCACGCGGATGAACCGCCAGCTGACGGACCAAGGTGACGTCGACTCGAACGTGCAGGACACCTTCGAC
This DNA window, taken from Halobellus sp. LT62, encodes the following:
- a CDS encoding (Fe-S)-binding protein, with amino-acid sequence MVAEETVTRPTFWGIGHLGEVVFYVLAALTILVFCYGVYRRVDRLTDGQEDWFDRLDDLPGRIVSSARIVLSNRKLFDRDTVGGLMHAFILWGFLTLLIGTTILAIDMDLYQPITGLVGTEQSFFVGDFYLSYSLVMDAMGLLFVVGVGVALYRRYAARNWRLHGKHTSLEDDLFIWTLFLLGVGGYLTEGLRILGTGFPEFETVSFVGWFVADVLALAGMTQLTAEAIYPAVWWSHALLAFAFIAAIPFGKPFHMLSSYANVVTRDEKAGARLPGIPADLDADTGAEEISDFTWKELLDQDACTKCGRCSSACPAESSGRPLDPRDVILDLKQYRDALDAGETEEVDIVADGGESVVDAATMESCMACMACMDACPVDIEHLSSFTRMNRQLTDQGDVDSNVQDTFDNIMGMGNTFGDPPDARADWADDLDFEVTDAREADVEYLWYVGDYPSYDERNKKVARSLARILEHADVEYGILFEDEKYDGNDIRRLGEEFLYVDLAGYHVERFEEVDPDKIICTDPHSYNTFKNEYPEIEYADFAEEPLMQFEFDGEWNKDGKIEVLHWTQAIEELVDDGRLGLQGTELDYTVTYHDPCHLGRYNDEYEAPRSLIRATGATLSEMPRNRNESFCCGGGGGGLWMDIDEESKPSEERMREALEDTDAGSAVEKFVVACPMCMTMYEDGMKTGGYEDDIEIVDVAELLVEAIEAGPGVDAPGASGATSQAD